Proteins encoded in a region of the Ziziphus jujuba cultivar Dongzao chromosome 3, ASM3175591v1 genome:
- the LOC107413098 gene encoding pentatricopeptide repeat-containing protein At3g23020 yields MFVKLQLDTSCFTMLGSTKSLPNIALPVSPVDRIERFSKDRNHRVLQTPNGDGVKKRFSEIPRPTPDRSNGVAVHEPLLKRQNFEKNPDKENAGRTLDGGKTVNKRDLGGKLKLGNADGVMEKMHTKCSKKWVAYGGCIPAILQALDEVEDLDEALKPWEESLNNKERSIILKEQSSWERALEIFEWFKGKDCYELNVIHYNIMLRSLGKARKWSYVEGLWEEMNVKGIAPINSTYGTLIDAYSKGGLKEEALLWLEKMNKQGMEPDEVTMGIVVQMYKKAGEFQKAEEFFKKWSSSECSRQDGSTVNSAARLGTALQAQVCLSSHTYNTLIDTYGKAGQLKEASDIFAQMLREGIAPTTVTFNTMIHICGNHGKLEEVASLMQKMDEVQCPPDTRTYNILISLHAKHDNINMATDYFKKMKDAHLEPDLVSYRTLLYAYSIRHMVCRAEELVSEMDERGLQIDEFTQSALTRMYIEAGKLEKSWLWFRRFHLAGNMSSECYSANIDAYGERGHIMEAEKVFFCCQEGKKLSVLEFNVMIKAYGVGKFYIKACQLFDSMESHGIVPDKCTYSSLIQILATADMPHIAKSYLSKMQEAGLVSDCIPYCAVISSFVKLGQLEMAEKLYDEMVRFGVQPDVIVFGILINAFADVGSVKEALSYIDAMKKADVPGNAVIYNSLIKLYTKVGFLNEAQETYELLQSSEEGPTTYSSNCLIDLYSERSMVEPAEEIFESLKRKGNANEFTYAMMLCMYKKLGRFEEAVRIAKQMRELGLLTDLLSYNNVLGLYAMYGRFKEVVSTFKEMMKASIQPDDCTLKALGTVLVKCGVSKQAVGKLEVTMKKDAQSGLEKWMSALTSVVGVHISDV; encoded by the coding sequence ATGTTTGTGAAGCTCCAGCTGGATACCAGCTGCTTCACCATGTTGGGTTCTACCAAGAGCTTACCCAACATAGCACTCCCAGTTTCTCCAGTAGACAGAATTGAACGCTTTAGCAAAGATAGAAACCATAGAGTTCTGCAAACTCCCAATGGAGATGGGGTTAAAAAGAGGTTCAGTGAAATTCCAAGACCCACCCCTGATAGAAGTAATGGAGTTGCTGTTCATGAGCCTCTGTTGAAAAGGCAGAATTTTGAGAAGAACCCAGATAAGGAAAATGCAGGGAGAACTTTGGATGGTGGAAAAACCGTGAACAAGAGGGATTTGGGTGGTAAATTAAAGTTGGGGAATGCGGATGGTGTAATGGAGAAAATGCATACCAAGTGTTCGAAGAAATGGGTGGCTTATGGCGGGTGTATCCCGGCGATTTTGCAAGCTTTGGATGAGGTAGAGGATTTGGATGAGGCTTTAAAGCCATGGGAAGAGAGTCTAAATAACAAAGAAAGAAGCATAATTTTGAAAGAGCAGTCGAGTTGGGAAAGGGCCTTGGAGATTTTTGAGTGGTTCAAAGGAAAGGACTGTTACGAATTGAACGTGATTCACTATAACATTATGCTCAGAAGTCTCGGGAAAGCGAGGAAATGGAGCTATGTTGAGGGCCTTTGGGAAGAAATGAATGTCAAAGGGATTGCACCAATTAATTCGACTTATGGAACTCTGATTGATGCTTATAGTAAGGGTGGACTTAAGGAAGAAGCACTTCTCTGGCTAGAGAAAATGAACAAACAAGGAATGGAACCTGATGAGGTTACTATGGGAATCGTCGTTCAGATGTATAAGAAGGCAGGGGAGTTTCAAAAAGCTGAGGAGTTTTTCAAGAAATGGTCATCCAGTGAATGTTCTAGGCAAGATGGTAGTACTGTGAATAGTGCTGCTAGATTGGGGACTGCTTTGCAAGCACAAGTGTGTTTAAGTTCGCATACATATAATACTTTAATAGACACATATGGGAAGGCCGGACAACTTAAAGAAGCGTCTGATATATTTGCACAGATGCTTAGGGAAGGAATTGCTCCAACCACAGTTACTTTCAATACTATGATTCACATTTGTGGTAACCATGGCAAGCTGGAAGAGGTGGCTTCATTGATGCAGAAGATGGATGAGGTTCAATGTCCACCAGACACAAGAACGTACAACATTCTAATTTCTCTCCATGCGAAGCATGATAATATAAACATGGCAACTGACTACTTCAAAAAGATGAAGGATGCCCATCTGGAGCCTGACCTTGTGAGCTATCGTACACTCTTATATGCATACTCAATAAGGCATATGGTTTGCAGAGCTGAAGAACTTGTCTCAGAGATGGATGAAAGAGGACTTCAGATCGATGAATTTACCCAATCAGCTCTGACTAGGATGTACATAGAAGCTGGGAAGCTTGAGAAGTCATGGTTATGGTTCAGAAGGTTTCATCTTGCGGGCAATATGAGTTCTGAGTGCTATTCTGCCAACATTGATGCGTATGGGGAGCGTGGACATATTATGGAAGCagagaaagtttttttttgctGCCAAGAAGGGAAGAAACTGAGTGTCCTAGAGTTCAATGTGATGATTAAAGCATATGGTGTGGGAAAGTTTTATATTAAAGCATGTCAATTGTTTGACAGTATGGAGAGTCATGGCATAGTTCCGGACAAATGTACTTATAGTTCTCTCATACAAATTTTGGCTACTGCTGACATGCCACACATAGCAAAATCCTATCTGAGTAAGATGCAGGAGGCAGGATTGGTAAGTGACTGCATCCCTTATTGTGCTGTGATATCAAGCTTCGTAAAATTAGGTCAACTGGAAATGGCTGAGAAGCTGTATGATGAGATGGTTCGATTTGGTGTGCAGCCGGATGTTATTGTCTTTGGTATACTGATTAATGCCTTTGCTGATGTTGGAAGTGTTAAAGAAGCTCTCAGCTATATTGATGCGATGAAAAAGGCAGATGTACCAGGAAATGCAGTTATATACAATTCCTTAATTAAGCTGTACACTAAAGTTGGCTTCTTAAACGAAGCACAAGAAACATATGAACTTCTACAATCTTCAGAGGAAGGTCCTACTACATATTcttctaattgtttgattgatCTTTATAGTGAGAGATCTATGGTTGAGCCAGCAGAAGAAATTTTTGAGAGCTTGAAGAGAAAGGGGAATGCGAATGAGTTTACATATGCAATGATGCTGTGCATGTACAAGAAACTAGGAAGATTCGAGGAAGCTGTAAGAATCGCAAAGCAGATGAGAGAACTAGGGCTTTTAACTGATTTGCTGAGTTATAATAATGTACTCGGATTGTATGCCATGTATGGGAGATTTAAGGAGGTTGTGAGCACTTTCAAGGAGATGATGAAAGCTTCTATTCAACCTGATGATTGTACATTAAAAGCGCTTGGAACGGTTCTGGTGAAATGTGGAGTTTCAAAGCAGGCTGTCGGCAAACTGGAAGTAACAATGAAGAAAGATGCTCAAAGTGGACTGGAGAAATGGATGTCAGCACTCACTTCTGTCGTTGGGGTACATATTTCCGATGTGTAG
- the LOC107413175 gene encoding CBL-interacting serine/threonine-protein kinase 4, with amino-acid sequence MEPGVPPPPPTPPSSPSAGATLFGKYQLGRLLGRGSFGKVFQALSLIDNSAVAVKIIDKAKTVDAAMEPRIVREIDAMRRLQNHPNILKIHEVMASKTKIYLVMELATGGELFSKISGRRRLKEGVARRYFQQLVSALNFCHQNGITHRDIKPQNLLLDEFGNLKVSDFGLSALPEQINNGLLHTACGTPAYTAPEVVRRRGYDGSKADAWSCGVILFVLLSGLLPFDDTNLVAMYKKIHRREYQFPDCISKPARYIIYQLLDPNPDTRMSIEKLMQNAWFKKSLRVQPQNSLFDSESLSHEKNCKPEMFSITNAFDIISLSSGLNLSGLFETTAFKKEKRFTTNLVSAEIVLEKVKEVGERLGFRTEKGKGWSIGLGKGKVVLIVNMVEIAPNLLLGEVKVVEGGIEFEELHWVNLKQGLEGVVVSWHKDSI; translated from the coding sequence ATGGAACCAGGGGTCCCACCGCCGCCGCCAACCCCACCGTCATCCCCCTCCGCCGGCGCAACCCTCTTCGGTAAATACCAGTTGGGTCGCCTCCTCGGCAGAGGAAGCTTCGGAAAAGTTTTCCAAGCTCTCTCACTCATCGATAACAGCGCCGTTGCCGTCAAAATCATCGACAAGGCCAAAACCGTAGATGCAGCCATGGAGCCGAGGATCGTGCGAGAAATCGACGCCATGCGTCGCTTGCAGAACCACCCCAACATACTCAAGATTCACGAGGTCATGGCGAGCAAGACCAAGATCTACCTCGTAATGGAGCTCGCCACCGGCGGCGAGCTGTTCTCGAAGATCTCTGGTCGCCGGAGACTCAAAGAAGGTGTGGCTCGCCGGTATTTCCAGCAATTGGTATCCGCTTTGAACTTCTGCCACCAGAACGGAATCACTCACCGTGATATTAAGCCCCAGAATCTGCTTCTCGACGAATTCGGGAATTTGAAGGTTTCCGATTTCGGTCTCTCGGCTTTGCCGGAGCAGATCAACAATGGGCTTCTACACACGGCTTGCGGTACTCCGGCGTATACGGCCCCGGAGGTCGTTCGCCGGCGAGGCTACGACGGTTCGAAAGCCGACGCTTGGTCTTGCGGCGTCATTCTCTTCGTCCTTCTCTCGGGTCTTTTACCGTTTGACGATACTAATCTGGTCGCCATGTACAAGAAGATCCATCGCCGGGAATACCAGTTCCCGGACTGTATTTCGAAGCCGGCGAGGTATATAATCTATCAGCTTCTCGATCCGAATCCCGATACAAGAATGAGCATCGAGAAGCTCATGCAAAACGCGTGGTTCAAGAAATCGCTCCGAGTCCAACCCCAAAACAGTCTCTTTGATTCGGAATCGTTGTCACACGAAAAGAATTGCAAACCGGAAATGTTTTCGATCACGAACGCGTTCGATATAATATCCTTATCGTCGGGATTGAACTTGTCGGGGCTTTTCGAAACGACGGCGtttaagaaagagaaaaggttCACTACGAATTTGGTGTCTGCAGAGATTGTGTTGGAGAAGGTGAAGGAAGTAGGAGAGAGATTAGGGTTCAGAACGGAGAAAGGGAAGGGATGGAGTATCGGATTGGGAAAAGGGAAAGTGGTATTGATCGTAAATATGGTGGAAATCGCACCCAATTTGTTATTAGGGGAAGTGAAGGTTGTTGAAGGTGGGATAGAGTTTGAGGAGCTTCATTGGGTTAATCTCAAACAAGGGTTAGAGGGAGTAGTTGTTTCATGGCATAAAGACTCCATATGA